Proteins from a genomic interval of Pseudomonas sp. RC10:
- the cbiE gene encoding precorrin-6y C5,15-methyltransferase (decarboxylating) subunit CbiE, with translation MSPWLTVVGIGEDGYKGLGKNARHALLQARQVFGSSRQLDLLPPCIQAERRQWPSPFSLQPVLEQRGEPVCVIASGDPMLFGVGVSLTRQVPVEQMRVIPAPSSYSLAAARLGWALQDVVTLSVVARPLAALNAQLHHGLRLLVLSNDGHSPAAMAALLRERGFGPSHMTVLEHLGGPAERRVDGTAQDWSDPDIAPLNLVAIDCRAAPNTLRLSPLGGLPDDAFRHDGQLTKRDVRAITLARLAPVPGELLWDVGAGCGSIGIEWMRAHPTCRAIAIESNEDRHQLIEFNRDALGVPGLQLVRGRAPDALEGLERPDAIFIGGGVTRTGVLDGCWEQLRSGGRLIANAVTLQSEAMLVNWRERHGGELTRIHIAHSKPLGKFDTWRQALPITLLEAIKP, from the coding sequence ATGTCGCCGTGGCTGACAGTCGTGGGAATCGGTGAGGACGGCTACAAGGGGCTGGGCAAGAATGCGCGGCATGCGCTATTGCAGGCGCGTCAGGTGTTCGGCAGCTCGCGCCAGCTGGACCTGTTGCCGCCGTGTATCCAGGCCGAACGCCGTCAGTGGCCGAGTCCGTTTTCCCTGCAGCCCGTGCTGGAGCAGCGCGGTGAGCCGGTCTGTGTGATTGCCAGCGGCGACCCGATGCTGTTTGGCGTCGGCGTCAGCCTGACACGCCAGGTGCCTGTCGAGCAGATGCGCGTGATCCCCGCCCCTTCCTCCTACTCGCTGGCTGCCGCCCGCTTGGGCTGGGCGTTGCAGGATGTGGTGACACTGTCGGTGGTCGCTCGCCCCTTGGCGGCATTGAACGCGCAACTGCATCACGGTTTGCGCCTGCTGGTGCTGAGCAATGACGGACACAGCCCCGCCGCGATGGCGGCCTTGCTGCGCGAGCGGGGTTTCGGGCCCAGCCACATGACCGTCCTCGAACACTTGGGCGGCCCGGCGGAACGCCGTGTGGACGGCACCGCTCAGGACTGGTCGGACCCAGACATCGCGCCCCTGAATCTGGTGGCCATCGACTGCCGCGCCGCGCCGAATACCCTGCGACTGTCGCCCCTCGGCGGACTCCCCGATGACGCGTTTCGTCACGACGGCCAGTTGACCAAGCGCGATGTGCGCGCGATTACCCTCGCCCGTCTGGCGCCTGTGCCTGGCGAGCTGCTGTGGGACGTCGGCGCTGGGTGCGGCTCCATCGGCATTGAGTGGATGCGCGCCCATCCCACCTGCCGCGCCATCGCCATTGAGTCCAATGAAGATCGCCATCAACTGATCGAATTCAACCGCGACGCGCTTGGGGTTCCCGGTCTGCAATTGGTGCGCGGCCGCGCGCCCGACGCGCTTGAAGGGCTGGAACGCCCCGACGCGATTTTCATTGGCGGCGGCGTGACACGAACCGGCGTGCTGGACGGCTGCTGGGAGCAATTGCGTTCAGGTGGCCGTTTGATCGCCAACGCCGTCACGCTGCAAAGCGAAGCGATGCTGGTGAACTGGCGTGAACGGCATGGCGGCGAACTGACGCGCATTCACATCGCGCACTCGAAGCCGCTGGGCAAATTCGACACGTGGCGTCAGGCACTGCCCATCACCCTGCTCGAAGCGATCAAGCCCTGA
- a CDS encoding cobalt-precorrin-5B (C(1))-methyltransferase, whose protein sequence is MRDETAEQPAPLRSGLTTGSCATATSLAAARLLLAGEVNDAIDITLPKGKQVQMRLEFCRAIEGGAEAGTIKDAGDDPDVTHGALLYSQVRLMSEPGVRFVAGPGVGTVTRPGLVLGVGEPAINPVPRRMMTEHLTQLAADLSYAGGFEVTVCVEKGSELALKTMNPRLGILGGLSILGTSGIVRPFSCAAYIASIHQGIDVAKTNGYQHIAACTGNASEDTMRRVYDLPDIALIEMGDFVGAVLKHLRKVPVDKLSLCGGFGKISKLAAGHMDLHSRHSSINLDQLAQWAADVGADAQLQQRIREANTSQQALAMASAVGVTLGDAVCQHALDFARSVVPSQVQVEVFAIDRQGGIVGHAGAFT, encoded by the coding sequence ATGCGCGACGAAACCGCCGAGCAACCCGCCCCTCTGCGCAGCGGCCTGACCACCGGCAGCTGCGCCACGGCGACCTCCCTCGCGGCGGCGCGATTGCTGTTGGCGGGTGAGGTGAACGACGCCATCGACATCACGCTGCCCAAGGGCAAGCAGGTGCAGATGCGGCTGGAGTTTTGCCGGGCCATCGAAGGTGGCGCGGAAGCGGGCACGATCAAGGACGCGGGTGATGACCCCGACGTCACCCACGGTGCGTTGTTGTACTCGCAGGTGCGGCTGATGTCCGAACCCGGTGTGAGATTCGTCGCAGGCCCCGGCGTCGGCACCGTGACCCGCCCAGGCCTGGTGCTGGGCGTCGGCGAGCCGGCCATCAACCCCGTGCCCCGGCGCATGATGACCGAGCACCTGACTCAGTTGGCGGCTGACCTGAGTTATGCCGGTGGCTTCGAAGTCACGGTCTGCGTGGAAAAGGGCAGCGAGCTGGCGCTCAAAACCATGAACCCGCGCCTGGGCATTCTGGGCGGGCTGTCGATTCTCGGCACCAGCGGCATCGTCCGGCCGTTTTCCTGCGCGGCCTACATCGCGTCGATTCATCAAGGCATCGACGTCGCCAAGACCAACGGCTACCAACACATCGCCGCCTGCACCGGCAACGCCAGCGAAGACACCATGCGCCGGGTCTATGACCTGCCCGACATCGCACTGATCGAGATGGGCGATTTCGTCGGCGCTGTCCTCAAGCATCTGCGCAAGGTCCCTGTGGATAAACTCAGCCTGTGCGGCGGCTTCGGCAAGATCAGCAAGCTCGCCGCCGGACACATGGACCTGCACAGCCGCCACTCCAGCATCAATCTGGACCAACTGGCGCAATGGGCCGCCGACGTCGGCGCTGACGCCCAATTGCAGCAGCGGATTCGCGAAGCCAACACCAGCCAACAGGCGCTGGCCATGGCGTCGGCAGTCGGTGTGACATTGGGGGATGCGGTGTGTCAGCACGCGCTGGATTTCGCCCGCAGCGTGGTGCCTTCGCAGGTGCAGGTCGAGGTGTTTGCCATTGATCGGCAAGGTGGCATCGTAGGTCACGCGGGGGCCTTCACGTGA
- a CDS encoding cobalt-precorrin-6A reductase: MTRILLLGGVTEALAIARMLGPHHIYSLAGVGRVPSDLQCQVRVGGYGGAEGLAQFVRDEGIGLILDATHPYAAQISRNAATAATLTGIPCWGLRRPAWQASPDDNWREVSDWAELITALAPFKRPLFTLGREPLQHLHEIPDHQFWTLRALDVCPGNACCEVIGARGPFHLEDERELFERRQIDVLISKNSGSSATEPKLEVARERGVPVLVLKRPKLAEVDREFFDVRTLSQALGELLAYP; the protein is encoded by the coding sequence GTGACGCGCATCCTGCTGCTGGGCGGCGTGACGGAAGCATTGGCCATCGCCCGAATGCTGGGGCCGCACCACATCTATAGCCTTGCGGGCGTGGGCCGCGTGCCAAGCGACTTGCAATGCCAAGTGCGGGTCGGCGGTTACGGCGGCGCGGAAGGCCTGGCGCAATTCGTACGCGATGAAGGGATTGGTCTGATCCTCGATGCGACCCATCCTTACGCCGCGCAGATCAGTCGGAACGCCGCCACTGCCGCCACCTTGACAGGCATTCCCTGCTGGGGCTTGCGTCGCCCCGCCTGGCAGGCCAGCCCCGACGACAATTGGCGAGAGGTCTCGGACTGGGCAGAACTCATCACGGCACTGGCCCCCTTCAAGCGCCCACTCTTCACGCTGGGTCGCGAGCCGCTGCAACACCTGCACGAAATCCCCGACCACCAGTTCTGGACCCTCCGCGCCCTCGACGTCTGCCCTGGCAACGCTTGCTGCGAAGTCATCGGTGCGCGCGGGCCGTTTCACCTTGAGGACGAGCGAGAGTTGTTCGAGCGTCGCCAGATCGATGTGCTGATCAGCAAGAACAGCGGGAGCAGCGCGACAGAGCCCAAGCTGGAAGTGGCGCGGGAGCGTGGGGTGCCAGTGTTGGTGCTGAAACGGCCGAAGTTGGCGGAGGTTGATCGGGAGTTTTTTGACGTGAGAACGCTATCGCAGGCGCTAGGCGAGCTTTTGGCGTACCCATAA
- a CDS encoding type II toxin-antitoxin system RelE/ParE family toxin: MITVQEYLTEDQKSPFNTWFTTLPAAAAWKVSTALARMESGNTSNIKWFDGLGEYRINWGPGYRIYLVQEGGKLIILFGGGTKSGQTADIKRARTLIADYKAQKKQRHERGA; the protein is encoded by the coding sequence ATGATCACCGTTCAAGAATATTTAACCGAAGATCAGAAAAGCCCCTTCAACACATGGTTTACCACCTTACCGGCCGCAGCGGCTTGGAAAGTCAGCACGGCGCTGGCAAGGATGGAGTCCGGTAACACCTCGAATATCAAGTGGTTCGACGGTTTGGGGGAGTACCGAATCAACTGGGGACCGGGGTACCGGATCTATCTGGTTCAAGAAGGCGGAAAGTTGATCATCCTGTTTGGTGGCGGCACCAAATCAGGCCAGACAGCAGACATCAAGCGGGCCAGAACGCTGATCGCCGACTACAAAGCCCAGAAGAAGCAAAGACATGAGCGAGGCGCCTGA
- a CDS encoding transcriptional regulator, with the protein MALTRSYKHTITERIQNDPAFAQGLLDEAATVFLNGEPEVARIILRDLINATIGFETLSRETDKPSKSLHRMLSAHGNPSMDNLAAIFSAMRVWLKVDIQVTAVPVH; encoded by the coding sequence ATGGCACTTACCCGCAGCTACAAACATACGATCACCGAGCGAATACAAAATGATCCCGCGTTTGCGCAGGGGTTGCTGGATGAGGCTGCCACTGTGTTTCTCAATGGCGAGCCAGAGGTTGCTCGTATCATTCTTCGAGACCTGATTAATGCAACCATTGGATTTGAAACGTTATCGCGAGAGACAGATAAACCCAGCAAAAGCCTGCATCGAATGCTGTCAGCACACGGCAATCCCAGCATGGACAATCTGGCGGCCATTTTCAGCGCCATGCGGGTTTGGCTAAAGGTAGACATTCAGGTGACGGCTGTTCCAGTTCATTGA
- a CDS encoding DUF2946 domain-containing protein: protein MKKQERTLISLKRRRAFAWVACFALLFGMLAMPMTPTMPRTQGERVVWGSFCTGSGMRLVATVISSADQSSPERNDHALMEHCPCCSGVLSMVAIPADNQPGFIVFVQPVRLPDAILVFHAPPRVLWPNLNPRASPRV, encoded by the coding sequence ATGAAAAAACAAGAACGTACCCTCATCAGCCTCAAGCGGCGCCGGGCCTTTGCCTGGGTTGCGTGCTTTGCGCTGCTGTTCGGCATGTTGGCGATGCCCATGACGCCGACGATGCCGCGTACGCAAGGCGAGCGGGTGGTATGGGGCAGTTTCTGTACCGGCAGCGGCATGCGCTTGGTGGCGACAGTCATTTCGTCTGCCGATCAAAGCAGCCCGGAGCGTAATGACCACGCCCTGATGGAGCATTGCCCGTGCTGCTCCGGCGTTCTGTCGATGGTGGCGATTCCGGCCGACAATCAGCCAGGTTTCATCGTGTTCGTCCAGCCTGTCCGCCTGCCGGATGCCATTCTGGTGTTCCACGCGCCACCTCGGGTGTTATGGCCCAACCTCAATCCCCGGGCCTCTCCGCGCGTCTGA
- a CDS encoding copper chaperone PCu(A)C, which produces MLKKVLLLAALLLSTCVVDAHEYEKGPLSIAHPWSMELPPNSPTVAAYFVIKNGGSDADRLVSVDSPIAGTAQLHQHVHQDGLMKMQQVESVDIPAGGTVTFAPMAYHVMLLDLKDRSKLTTGQRFPLTLHFEKAGDLAVEVVVQKDAPDDSAPAHAH; this is translated from the coding sequence ATGTTGAAAAAAGTTCTGCTGCTGGCAGCGTTGCTGCTGTCCACCTGCGTGGTGGATGCTCACGAATATGAAAAAGGCCCACTGTCCATCGCTCACCCGTGGTCAATGGAGCTGCCACCGAACTCGCCCACCGTTGCCGCCTACTTTGTGATCAAAAATGGCGGTTCGGACGCCGATCGCCTGGTCAGCGTCGACAGCCCCATCGCGGGCACGGCTCAATTGCACCAGCATGTGCATCAGGACGGCCTGATGAAGATGCAGCAGGTCGAGTCGGTAGACATTCCGGCAGGTGGCACGGTGACCTTCGCCCCAATGGCCTACCACGTCATGCTGCTGGACCTGAAGGACCGCTCGAAGCTGACGACTGGCCAGCGCTTCCCGTTGACCCTTCACTTCGAAAAGGCCGGAGACCTGGCGGTCGAGGTGGTGGTGCAAAAGGACGCGCCTGACGATTCGGCGCCTGCCCATGCCCATTAA
- a CDS encoding DUF2946 domain-containing protein, protein MSGAWLSLFAMLMIFVGPLISQSMPMEHHAGMAMSGPMTADMDMPMPMDMSSADHSGHHAKTADLAGVDHVIWAKCGYCTLLFSCPALTQTLAVIAPVPPKPADFYNATPQQGHAQRHVFPNARSRAPPFASVA, encoded by the coding sequence ATATCGGGTGCGTGGCTGAGCCTGTTCGCGATGCTGATGATTTTCGTCGGCCCGCTGATCTCGCAGTCGATGCCGATGGAGCATCACGCGGGCATGGCGATGTCCGGCCCGATGACCGCCGACATGGACATGCCCATGCCGATGGACATGTCGTCTGCCGATCACAGCGGACACCACGCAAAGACGGCTGACCTGGCAGGCGTGGATCATGTGATCTGGGCCAAGTGCGGCTATTGCACCCTGCTGTTCAGTTGCCCCGCACTGACCCAGACGTTGGCGGTCATTGCGCCTGTACCGCCGAAACCTGCCGACTTCTACAACGCGACCCCGCAACAGGGGCACGCTCAGCGGCATGTCTTCCCCAACGCACGCAGTCGCGCTCCGCCCTTCGCTTCCGTCGCTTGA
- a CDS encoding PepSY domain-containing protein, whose amino-acid sequence MSRPNVSFYNLAWRWHFYAGLFVAPFMILLSLTGMVYLFKPQLDSLMYSDLLTVKPAHHLLSADEQQQRVLAAYPNVLISKYLPPVNAESSAQFVVKQDGRDVNLFIDPYNGQILGTQDAKSNLQAMARELHGELMIGTVGDRLVELAAGWGIVLVVSGLYLWWPRGRSSAGVLWPRISAKGRVLWRDLHAVTGFWGSVALLFMLLSGMTWTGMWGKVYADVWNTFPAAMWNDVPKSDKQAGDLNTAAVQTVPWALENTPMPVSSGDHAAHMNHSAMSSAPAAPKITLQRVVDIAKERKIEPGYSITSPKTADGVFTVSVFADDPHNDATLHVDQYSGKVLADVRYADYSVVSRATELGVMLHEGKMFGWINQLIILFICLMVLLSSVSGIVIWWKRRPQNGWGVPPLRHDLPRWKMATVVMIALGVAFPLVGISMVAIWLLDRIALSRFAKSATTA is encoded by the coding sequence GTGTCCAGACCCAACGTGTCTTTCTACAACCTGGCGTGGCGCTGGCATTTTTATGCCGGGCTGTTCGTAGCGCCGTTCATGATCCTGCTGTCGCTGACCGGGATGGTTTATCTGTTCAAACCGCAGCTGGACTCGTTGATGTACAGCGACCTGCTGACGGTCAAACCGGCCCATCACCTGCTGAGCGCCGACGAGCAGCAACAGCGTGTGCTCGCGGCCTACCCCAACGTGTTGATCAGCAAATACCTGCCGCCTGTGAACGCGGAGAGCAGCGCGCAGTTCGTGGTGAAACAAGACGGCCGCGACGTGAACCTGTTTATCGATCCCTATAACGGCCAGATCCTCGGCACCCAGGATGCGAAGAGCAACCTGCAAGCGATGGCCCGCGAGCTGCACGGCGAACTGATGATTGGCACGGTCGGCGATCGTCTTGTCGAGCTCGCAGCGGGTTGGGGCATCGTGCTAGTGGTGTCCGGCCTTTATCTGTGGTGGCCGCGAGGGCGTTCATCGGCAGGCGTGCTGTGGCCGCGGATCAGCGCCAAAGGCCGAGTGCTGTGGCGCGACCTGCATGCGGTGACCGGCTTTTGGGGTTCGGTGGCGTTGCTGTTCATGCTCTTGAGCGGCATGACGTGGACGGGGATGTGGGGCAAGGTCTACGCCGATGTCTGGAACACGTTTCCTGCGGCGATGTGGAATGACGTGCCGAAGTCCGATAAACAGGCGGGCGACCTGAACACGGCCGCCGTGCAGACCGTGCCGTGGGCGCTGGAAAACACACCCATGCCGGTGTCGTCCGGCGATCACGCGGCGCACATGAATCACAGCGCCATGTCCAGCGCACCTGCCGCGCCCAAGATCACGTTGCAACGGGTCGTGGACATCGCCAAGGAGCGGAAGATCGAACCTGGCTACAGCATCACGTCACCCAAAACCGCCGACGGTGTGTTCACAGTGTCGGTGTTTGCAGACGATCCTCACAACGACGCCACACTGCATGTCGATCAGTACAGCGGCAAGGTGCTGGCGGACGTCCGCTACGCCGATTACAGCGTGGTGTCGCGAGCCACCGAGTTGGGCGTGATGCTGCACGAAGGCAAGATGTTCGGCTGGATCAATCAGCTGATCATCCTGTTCATCTGCCTGATGGTGCTGCTCAGTTCGGTGAGCGGGATTGTGATCTGGTGGAAACGTCGGCCGCAAAACGGCTGGGGTGTTCCGCCGCTGCGTCATGACTTGCCGCGCTGGAAAATGGCGACAGTGGTGATGATTGCGCTGGGTGTTGCCTTTCCGCTCGTCGGGATTTCCATGGTGGCAATATGGTTACTCGATCGGATAGCCCTTTCGCGCTTTGCCAAATCGGCGACAACAGCTTAG
- the urtA gene encoding urea ABC transporter substrate-binding protein, with the protein MKRRSLLKAFTLSASIAAMGLTWTAQAADTIKVGILHSLSGTMAISETSLKDMALMTIDEINAKGGVNGKKLEAVVVDPASNWPLFAEKARQLITQDKVSVVFGCWTSVSRKSVLPVFEELNGLLFYPVQYEGEEMSPNVFYTGAAPNQQAIPAVEYLMSEDGGAAKRFFLLGTDYVYPRTTNKILRSFLHSKGVKDSDIEEVYTPFGHSDYQTIVANIKKFSAGGKTAVISTVNGDSNVPFYKELGNQGLKATDVPVVAFSVGEEELRGVDTKPLVGNLAAWNYFESVKNPVNTKFVADWKAYAKAHNLPNADKAVTNDPMEATYVGIHMWAQAVEKAKSTDVDKVREAMAGQTFAAPSGFTLTMDKTNHHLHKPVMIGEIKADGQFNVVWKTKEPIRAQPWSPFIPGNDKKPDYAVKSN; encoded by the coding sequence ATGAAGCGTCGTAGTTTGCTTAAAGCGTTCACCTTGTCCGCATCGATCGCCGCTATGGGTTTGACCTGGACCGCCCAGGCCGCTGACACCATCAAGGTCGGCATTCTTCATTCTTTGTCCGGGACCATGGCCATCTCCGAAACGTCGCTCAAAGACATGGCGCTGATGACCATCGACGAAATCAACGCCAAGGGCGGCGTGAACGGCAAGAAGCTGGAAGCCGTGGTTGTTGACCCTGCGTCCAACTGGCCGCTGTTCGCTGAAAAGGCGCGTCAATTGATCACCCAGGACAAAGTGTCCGTGGTGTTCGGTTGCTGGACCTCGGTGTCGCGTAAATCGGTGTTGCCGGTCTTCGAAGAGCTGAACGGCCTGCTGTTCTACCCGGTGCAATACGAAGGCGAAGAGATGTCGCCGAACGTGTTCTACACCGGCGCTGCACCTAACCAGCAGGCGATTCCTGCGGTCGAGTACCTGATGAGCGAAGACGGCGGCGCGGCCAAGCGTTTCTTCCTGCTGGGGACCGACTACGTTTACCCACGCACCACCAACAAGATTCTGCGTTCGTTCCTGCACTCCAAAGGCGTGAAGGACAGCGACATCGAAGAGGTCTACACCCCGTTCGGTCACAGCGATTACCAAACCATCGTGGCCAACATCAAGAAATTCTCCGCTGGCGGCAAGACTGCTGTGATCTCCACCGTCAACGGCGACTCCAACGTGCCGTTCTACAAGGAACTGGGCAACCAGGGCCTGAAGGCTACGGACGTACCGGTCGTAGCGTTCTCGGTGGGCGAAGAAGAACTGCGTGGCGTCGACACCAAACCGCTGGTGGGCAACCTGGCCGCCTGGAACTACTTCGAGTCGGTGAAGAACCCGGTCAACACCAAGTTCGTCGCGGACTGGAAAGCCTACGCCAAGGCGCACAACCTGCCGAACGCCGACAAGGCCGTGACCAACGACCCGATGGAAGCCACCTACGTGGGCATCCACATGTGGGCGCAGGCGGTCGAGAAAGCCAAGTCCACCGATGTGGATAAAGTCCGCGAAGCCATGGCCGGCCAGACATTCGCCGCGCCGTCGGGCTTCACCCTGACCATGGACAAGACCAACCACCACCTGCACAAGCCAGTGATGATCGGCGAGATCAAGGCCGACGGTCAGTTCAACGTGGTCTGGAAAACCAAGGAGCCGATCCGTGCTCAGCCTTGGAGTCCGTTCATTCCGGGCAACGACAAGAAGCCTGATTATGCGGTGAAGAGTAACTAA
- the urtB gene encoding urea ABC transporter permease subunit UrtB, giving the protein MPRSLYRLILALSLLLPFAAHASDAGDFVAAESSERAELLEAWAAKPDPARVELLVALQEGRVAADSSNRAFIQNGDTYTAVDPNAPASADAPNPDEPQAISLNNRLRGLVETALASHQLLAADAKLRLAAALTLQKSARPAQLQLLMQQVASEKDDTVHAALSLALANLQLVDTSPTVRLAAVRLLGETGDPLARTRLENLLEPNVETDPTVRLAAETSLAQVKRKLMIGEVIGQVFSGISLGSILLLAALGLAITFGLLGVINMAHGEMLMLGAYATYVVQIMFQRYAPGAIELYPLVALPVAFFVTACIGMALERTVIRHLYGRPLETLLATWGISLMLIQLIRVVFGAQNVEVANPEWLSGGIQVLPNLVLPYNRIIIIGFALFVVVLTWLLLNKTRLGLNVRAVTQNRNMAACCGVPTGRIDMMAFGLGSGIAGLGGVALSQIGNVGPDLGQSYIIDSFLVVVLGGVGQLAGSVTAAFGLGIANKILEPQIGAVLGKILILALIILFIQKRPQGLFALKGRVID; this is encoded by the coding sequence ATGCCCAGATCTCTCTACCGCCTCATTCTCGCCCTGAGCCTGTTGCTGCCCTTTGCAGCCCATGCCAGCGATGCCGGTGACTTTGTCGCGGCCGAATCCTCCGAACGCGCTGAATTGCTGGAAGCCTGGGCCGCCAAGCCCGATCCGGCGCGCGTCGAATTGCTGGTTGCCCTGCAGGAAGGCCGGGTGGCCGCCGACAGCAGCAACCGCGCCTTCATCCAGAACGGCGACACCTACACCGCCGTAGACCCGAATGCTCCGGCCTCAGCCGACGCACCCAATCCTGACGAGCCCCAGGCCATCAGCCTGAACAACCGTTTGCGCGGTCTGGTGGAAACAGCGCTGGCCAGTCACCAATTACTCGCCGCCGACGCCAAATTGCGTCTGGCCGCCGCGCTGACCCTGCAGAAAAGCGCCCGCCCTGCGCAACTGCAACTGCTGATGCAGCAAGTTGCCAGCGAGAAAGACGACACCGTTCACGCGGCCCTGAGCCTGGCGCTGGCCAACTTGCAATTGGTCGACACCAGCCCGACGGTGCGCCTCGCCGCTGTGCGTCTGCTGGGTGAAACCGGCGATCCGCTGGCCCGTACCCGCCTTGAAAACCTGCTTGAACCCAACGTCGAAACCGACCCTACCGTGCGCCTTGCCGCCGAAACCAGCCTGGCGCAAGTCAAACGCAAGCTGATGATCGGCGAAGTGATCGGCCAGGTGTTCAGCGGTATTTCACTGGGGTCGATCCTGCTGCTGGCGGCACTGGGGCTGGCGATCACCTTCGGCCTGTTGGGCGTGATCAACATGGCCCACGGCGAGATGCTGATGCTCGGCGCCTACGCGACGTACGTTGTGCAGATCATGTTCCAGCGCTACGCACCCGGCGCCATCGAGTTGTATCCGCTTGTGGCGCTGCCGGTGGCGTTCTTCGTCACCGCCTGCATCGGCATGGCGCTGGAGCGCACCGTGATTCGCCACCTCTACGGTCGCCCGCTGGAAACCCTGCTCGCGACCTGGGGCATCAGCCTGATGCTGATCCAGCTGATCCGCGTGGTGTTCGGCGCGCAGAACGTCGAAGTGGCCAACCCTGAATGGCTGTCTGGTGGCATCCAAGTGCTGCCAAACCTAGTGCTGCCGTACAACCGGATCATCATCATTGGCTTCGCGCTGTTCGTGGTGGTGCTGACCTGGCTGCTGCTGAACAAGACCCGCCTGGGCCTGAACGTGCGTGCCGTGACCCAGAACCGCAACATGGCCGCTTGCTGCGGCGTGCCCACCGGGCGCATCGACATGATGGCCTTCGGGCTCGGCTCCGGCATTGCCGGGCTGGGCGGCGTGGCGCTGAGCCAGATCGGCAACGTCGGCCCTGACCTGGGGCAGAGCTACATCATCGACTCATTCCTGGTGGTGGTGCTCGGCGGCGTCGGGCAATTGGCCGGCAGTGTCACGGCGGCCTTCGGTCTGGGCATCGCCAACAAGATTCTCGAACCGCAAATCGGCGCAGTGCTGGGCAAGATTCTGATCCTGGCGCTGATCATTCTGTTTATCCAGAAACGTCCGCAAGGGCTGTTCGCGCTCAAAGGACGGGTGATCGACTGA
- the urtC gene encoding urea ABC transporter permease subunit UrtC, with amino-acid sequence MNQPLMVTAAQRAGTKVTLAVGVVILALLIALPLLSLLPESNSLQVSAYTLTLVGKILCYAIVALALDLVWGYAGLLSLGHGLFFALGGYAMGMYLMREASGDSLPAFMTFLSWTELPWYWVGTQHFLWAMCLVVLAPGLLALVFGFFAFRSRIKGVYFSIMTQALTFAGMLLFFRNETGFGGNNGFTNFRSILGFSITSQGTRAVLFLLTVTLLVGSLFVGWRLARSKFGRVLTAVRDAENRLMFCGYDPRGFKLFVWVLSAVLCGLAGALYVPQVGIINPSEMSPTNSIEAAVWVALGGRGTLIGPLLGAGLVNGMKSWFTVAFPEYWLFFLGALFIVVTLYLPKGVIGLMKKRGEQ; translated from the coding sequence ATGAACCAGCCATTGATGGTTACCGCCGCGCAACGCGCTGGCACCAAAGTCACGCTCGCAGTGGGCGTGGTCATCCTCGCCCTGCTGATCGCCCTGCCGTTGCTCTCGCTGCTGCCCGAAAGCAACAGCCTGCAAGTGTCGGCCTACACCCTGACGCTGGTGGGCAAGATCCTCTGTTACGCCATCGTCGCGTTGGCGCTGGATCTGGTCTGGGGTTACGCGGGCCTGTTGTCCCTGGGCCATGGCCTGTTCTTCGCGCTGGGCGGTTACGCGATGGGCATGTACCTGATGCGCGAAGCCTCGGGCGACAGCCTGCCCGCGTTCATGACTTTCCTGTCGTGGACCGAGCTGCCGTGGTACTGGGTCGGCACGCAGCACTTCCTCTGGGCGATGTGTCTGGTGGTCTTGGCGCCGGGTCTGTTGGCGCTGGTGTTCGGCTTTTTCGCCTTCCGTTCACGGATCAAGGGCGTGTATTTCTCGATCATGACCCAGGCCCTGACGTTCGCCGGGATGCTGCTGTTCTTTCGCAACGAAACCGGCTTCGGTGGGAACAACGGCTTCACCAACTTCCGCAGCATTCTGGGCTTCAGCATCACGTCTCAAGGCACACGGGCGGTGCTGTTTTTGCTCACCGTGACCTTGCTGGTTGGCAGCCTGTTCGTGGGCTGGCGTCTGGCGCGCAGCAAGTTCGGCCGGGTGCTGACCGCCGTGCGTGATGCCGAAAACCGCCTGATGTTCTGTGGCTACGACCCGCGCGGTTTCAAGCTGTTCGTCTGGGTGCTGAGCGCTGTTTTGTGTGGCTTGGCGGGCGCGCTGTACGTGCCGCAAGTGGGCATCATCAACCCCAGCGAAATGTCGCCGACCAACTCTATCGAGGCCGCCGTGTGGGTCGCGTTGGGCGGTCGTGGCACGCTGATCGGCCCGCTGCTGGGTGCCGGTCTGGTCAACGGCATGAAGAGCTGGTTCACCGTGGCCTTCCCGGAATACTGGCTGTTCTTCCTCGGCGCGCTGTTCATCGTGGTGACGCTGTACCTGCCCAAAGGCGTGATTGGCCTGATGAAAAAAAGGGGCGAACAATGA